One region of Eupeodes corollae chromosome 1, idEupCoro1.1, whole genome shotgun sequence genomic DNA includes:
- the LOC129938647 gene encoding UMP-CMP kinase-like, whose amino-acid sequence MSESESKPKVIFVLGPPGAGKGTICQRLVNKFGFGHYSAGDLLRDESMRPDSKVGPLIKEYMKDGKIVPVEISCSLIENAMKTSGKNKFLIDGFPRNQDNVDGWNRTMADKVNFQFIMFFDCSEELCIQRCLKRGESSGRCDDNMETLKKRIASHIKDSLPIIEIYKKMGSVIKIDASTHLEVMYKEVEKVVENL is encoded by the coding sequence ATGTCGGAATCTGAGTCAAAACCCAAAGTAATATTCGTTCTTGGGCCACCCGGCGCTGGCAAGGGAACCATTTGTCAACGTTTAGTGAATAAATTCGGCTTTGGTCATTATTCCGCAGGGGATTTGTTACGCGATGAAAGTATGCGTCCCGATTCTAAGGTGGGGCCGCTCATTAAAGAATACATGAAAGATGGCAAAATAGTTCCTGTAGAAATTTCATGTTCACTCATTGAAAATGCAATGAAAACTTCcggcaaaaataaatttctcatTGATGGGTTCCCCCGAAATCAAGACAACGTCGACGGTTGGAATAGAACAATGGCCGACaaagttaattttcaatttataatgtTTTTCGATTGTTCTGAGGAATTGTGCATTCAACGTTGTTTGAAACGTGGCGAATCGAGTGGTAGGTGCGATGATAATATGGAGACTTTAAAGAAACGTATTGCTTCTCACATTAAGGATTCACTTCCAATCATTGAAATTTATAAGAAGATGGGAAGTGTTATTAAAATCGATGCTAGTACACATTTGGAAGTCATGTACAAAGAGGTggaaaaagttgttgaaaacTTGTAG
- the LOC129938589 gene encoding histone deacetylase 3 encodes MSNRVVSYFYNADVGNFHYGPGHPMKPHRLAVTHSLVMNYGLHKKMKIYRPYKASAQDMLRFHSEEYIEFLQQVTPQNIQCNSVGYTKYLSHFSVGEDCPVFDGLFDFCAMYTGASLEGAQKLNHNHSDICINWSGGLHHAKKFEASGFCYVNDIVIGILELLKYHPRVLYIDIDVHHGDGVQEAFYLTDRVMTVSFHKYGNYFFPGTGDMYEIGAESGRYYCVNVPLKEGIDDQSYSQVFKPIISSVMEFYRPTAIVLQCGADSLAGDRLGCFSLSTHGHGECVKFVKELNVPTLVVGGGGYTLRNVARAWTHETSLLVDENISNELPMTEYLEFFAPDFTLHPDITTRQDNANSKQYLELIVKHVYENLKMCQHSPSVQMVTIPPDALDIDESRAKDEADPEVRISQAEEDKMVEAKNEFFDGEQDNDKAETES; translated from the exons ATGTCTAATCGTGTTGTATCTTATTTCTACAATGCCGATGTTGGCAATTTTCACTATGGTCCTGGTCATCCTATGAAACCCCACCGACTGGCAGTCACGCATAGTTTGGTCATGAATTATGGTCTgcataagaaaatgaaaatatatcgACCTTATAA agctAGTGCTCAGGATATGTTACGGTTTCACAGTGAAGAGTATATAGAATTCCTCCAGCAAGTTACACCTCAAAACATACAATGCAATT CTGTGGGATATACAAAATATCTATCGCACTTTAGTGTGGGCGAGGATTGCCCTGTATTTGATGGACTGTTTGATTTCTGTGCCATGTACACGGGAGCATCTCTGGAAGGTGCACAAAAACTAAATCACAATCACAGCGATATATGCATTAATTGGTCTGGGGGCCTTCATCATGCCAAGAAGTTTGAAGCTTCTG GTTTTTGCTACGTAAATGACATTGTGATAGGTATTTTGGAGCTTTTAAAGTATCATCCTCGCGTTTTGTACATTGATATAGACGTCCACCATGGTGATGGCGTTCAAGAAGCTTTCTATCTAACAGATCGTGTGATGACGGTTTCATTCCATAAATACGGCAACTACTTTTTTCCCGGAACCGGAGACATGTACGAAATCGGAGCCGAATCTGGTCGGTATTACTGTGTTAATGTTCCTCTGAAGGAAGGTATCGATGATCAAAGTTATTCGCAAGTGTTCAAACCAATTATCTCATCGGTTATGGAATTCTATCGACCGACAGCAATTGTATTGCAATGTGGTGCTGATTCCTTAGCCGGTGATCGTTTGGGATGTTTCTCGCTAAGTACACATGGCCATGGTGAATGTGTTAAGTTTGTTAAGGAATTGAATGTTCCTACATTGGTTGTTGGTGGCGGTGGCTATACTCTGCGCAACGTTGCCCGTGCATGGACCCATGAAACTTCTCTACTCGTAGATGAGAATATCTCCAATGAACTTCCAATGACTGAATACTTGGAATTTTTCGCACCAGATTTTACACTACATCCTGACATAACAACAAGACAAGACAATGCCAATTCGAAGCAATATCTTGAGCTGATTGTGAAACACGtttatgaaaatctaaaaatgtgtCAGCATTCGCCAAGTGTACAAATGGTTACCATACCACCTGATGCTCTAGATATAGACGAGTCTCGAGCGAAAGATGAAGCTGATCCTGAAGTGAGAATAAGTCAAGCGGAAGAAGACAAAATGGTTGAagctaaaaatgaatttttcgaTGGAGAACAAGATAATGACAAAGCAGAAACTGAGAGTTGA